A single genomic interval of Chryseobacterium paludis harbors:
- a CDS encoding ABC transporter permease: MNFPLYFSRKIAFSKDNKNNLSRVIIFIGRLSVALGIIVSLITVSTGFGSKKAIKERLADFSGHITVKSTRSNSSYNTSVLDKQGLNIQKIKALPDVESVQKYAMVTGIMRNEHNFAGIIFKGIGKDFDSARFKKFLIAGRTPKVTEEGYNHGVTISQKIANDLHLKVKDSIVTIFSKADQKPIYRKFEVVGIYRTDIKMIDEQFVIGGINHVRKIQDMKPDDIGGLDIFFKNVNDIDSDFPEIEKLIGYKNYAEKATEKFPQITDWISIFDTNIALIIIIMLIVVIINIIMVLLILIIERTNSIGLLKTLGASNSQIRATFINYTLIIMVPGLLYGNIIGLGLLLLQKFFGIIKLNPENYYVSTVPVDLNPIAIISISVGILIISALALIVPSYLISKISPVKAIKYN, encoded by the coding sequence TTGAACTTTCCTTTATATTTCTCTAGAAAAATAGCGTTTTCCAAAGATAACAAAAATAATCTTTCAAGGGTTATCATCTTCATAGGCAGGCTTTCTGTGGCTCTAGGAATCATTGTTTCATTAATTACCGTATCAACAGGTTTCGGTTCAAAAAAAGCGATCAAAGAAAGACTTGCAGATTTTAGTGGGCATATTACTGTAAAATCCACACGATCAAATTCATCATACAATACTTCCGTTCTTGATAAACAGGGCCTAAATATTCAAAAAATAAAAGCGCTTCCTGATGTTGAAAGCGTTCAAAAATATGCTATGGTTACTGGTATTATGCGTAATGAGCATAATTTCGCCGGGATTATATTTAAAGGAATAGGTAAAGATTTTGACAGTGCCCGCTTTAAAAAATTTTTAATAGCAGGCAGGACTCCAAAAGTAACAGAAGAAGGTTATAACCATGGGGTTACTATTTCTCAAAAGATTGCCAATGATCTGCATTTAAAAGTTAAGGACAGCATTGTTACTATATTTTCAAAAGCTGATCAGAAACCTATTTATAGAAAATTCGAAGTCGTTGGAATTTACAGGACTGACATTAAGATGATTGATGAACAGTTTGTAATTGGCGGAATTAATCATGTAAGAAAGATTCAGGATATGAAACCTGATGATATAGGGGGACTGGATATTTTCTTTAAAAACGTTAATGATATTGATAGTGACTTTCCAGAAATTGAAAAATTAATCGGTTATAAGAACTACGCTGAAAAAGCAACTGAAAAGTTTCCCCAAATTACTGATTGGATAAGCATTTTTGATACTAATATCGCTTTGATCATCATTATTATGCTCATCGTCGTGATCATTAATATCATCATGGTTCTCTTAATCCTTATCATTGAAAGAACAAATTCTATTGGTTTATTAAAAACTTTGGGAGCAAGTAATTCCCAGATAAGAGCTACGTTCATTAATTATACCTTGATCATCATGGTTCCTGGGCTTTTATATGGAAATATTATAGGGCTGGGCTTATTATTGTTACAGAAGTTTTTTGGAATTATAAAGTTGAATCCTGAAAATTACTATGTAAGTACAGTTCCTGTTGACCTCAACCCTATTGCCATCATTTCAATTTCTGTAGGAATATTGATTATCTCTGCATTAGCATTGATTGTTCCAAGTTATCTGATCAGTAAGATTTCACCAGTTAAAGCCATTAAATACAATTAA
- a CDS encoding exo-beta-N-acetylmuramidase NamZ family protein encodes MNLDLKIKNLLLICLIFLGVFNQYYSQNQTKDDFKTGADQPELYLPLLKGKTIGIVTNQTGLMKDRSHLVDFLVKNNIKIKAIFAPEHGFRGNADAGETVKNGVDAKTGVPIVSLYGNNKKPKPDQLKGIDIVVFDIQDVGVRFYTYISTLTYLMEAAAENNVEVMVLDRPNPHDGYTDGPVLRKKWTSFVGMHEVPVVYGLTIGEYGKMVNGEKWMKNGIQAKYTLIPMLNYHKKHRYSVSDKPSPNLPNDKAINLYPSLCFFEGTQVSVGRGTDNPFQVYGSPWTKNLPYQFTPKPNYGAKDPFLNGQLCYGENLSNYTTDLRELNLEWVIKAYKNYKNPQQDFFLKNLWFDTLSGTDEFRKQIIAGKSIAEIKASWKSDLEKFEKVRAKYIVYEN; translated from the coding sequence ATGAATTTAGATCTCAAAATTAAAAATTTACTTCTTATTTGCCTAATTTTTTTAGGAGTATTCAACCAATATTATTCTCAGAATCAAACTAAAGATGATTTTAAGACTGGTGCAGACCAGCCTGAGCTTTATTTACCATTATTAAAAGGAAAAACAATTGGTATTGTCACCAATCAAACAGGCTTGATGAAAGATCGTAGTCATTTGGTAGATTTCCTAGTAAAAAATAATATTAAAATAAAAGCCATTTTTGCCCCTGAACATGGTTTCAGAGGAAATGCCGATGCCGGAGAAACGGTGAAAAATGGAGTAGATGCTAAAACAGGAGTGCCTATTGTTTCTCTATATGGAAATAATAAAAAGCCAAAACCTGATCAGTTGAAAGGAATTGATATTGTAGTTTTTGATATTCAGGATGTTGGTGTCCGATTCTATACTTATATTTCAACACTAACTTATCTTATGGAAGCTGCTGCAGAGAATAATGTTGAGGTAATGGTGTTAGACCGTCCAAATCCACATGATGGTTATACAGATGGTCCCGTTTTAAGAAAAAAATGGACAAGCTTTGTAGGAATGCATGAGGTTCCTGTAGTATATGGTTTAACAATTGGCGAATATGGAAAAATGGTAAATGGTGAAAAGTGGATGAAAAATGGAATACAGGCAAAATATACGTTGATTCCAATGTTGAATTATCATAAAAAACATCGATATTCAGTTTCCGATAAGCCATCTCCTAACTTACCTAATGATAAAGCGATAAATTTATATCCTAGCTTATGTTTTTTTGAAGGAACCCAGGTTTCTGTTGGAAGAGGAACGGATAACCCTTTTCAGGTATATGGTTCACCCTGGACGAAGAATCTGCCTTATCAATTTACTCCAAAGCCTAATTATGGAGCTAAAGATCCTTTTCTTAATGGACAGCTATGTTATGGTGAAAACTTATCCAACTACACAACAGATTTAAGAGAATTGAATTTGGAATGGGTGATCAAAGCATATAAAAACTATAAAAATCCACAACAGGATTTTTTCCTTAAAAATTTATGGTTCGACACTTTATCAGGAACTGATGAATTCAGAAAACAGATAATCGCAGGCAAATCAATTGCAGAAATCAAAGCTTCCTGGAAATCAGACCTGGAAAAATTCGAAAAAGTAAGAGCTAAATATATTGTCTACGAAAACTAA
- a CDS encoding DUF3575 domain-containing protein, which produces MKYKILAGFLSLLSIGNLYAQETEKNLEPIQENGKSLYVKGNALLLPVGILNAGLEYQLGKKYTLQGDVFISPWKSFAGHEFQYYSISLEGRYYFDEAFKHWYVGANLSAASFVLQKWNYWGNGTYTNDRNEKFKKSNLYQKGLSVIVGVTAGYQFQLSENWNLDVYATVGTSQDYYKGYDRTTGKRYDIAREYNKSGEVLPYRGGIMISYKIK; this is translated from the coding sequence ATGAAGTACAAAATTTTAGCAGGTTTTCTTAGTCTACTTTCTATAGGAAATCTATATGCACAGGAAACAGAAAAGAATTTAGAACCTATACAGGAAAATGGAAAAAGTTTGTATGTAAAAGGCAATGCTCTTTTACTTCCAGTAGGAATACTGAATGCAGGACTAGAATATCAACTTGGCAAAAAATACACTTTACAGGGTGATGTTTTTATTTCTCCATGGAAATCTTTTGCAGGCCATGAATTCCAATACTATTCAATTTCTTTAGAAGGCAGATATTATTTTGATGAAGCCTTTAAACATTGGTATGTAGGAGCTAATCTTTCTGCTGCTTCTTTTGTATTACAAAAATGGAATTATTGGGGAAACGGCACATACACTAATGACAGAAATGAAAAATTTAAGAAATCCAATCTCTATCAAAAAGGCCTTTCTGTAATAGTTGGTGTCACTGCCGGTTATCAGTTCCAACTTTCTGAAAACTGGAACCTGGATGTTTATGCCACGGTAGGAACATCACAGGATTACTACAAAGGCTATGACCGCACTACAGGAAAACGTTATGATATAGCGCGTGAATATAATAAAAGTGGTGAGGTACTTCCTTACAGAGGTGGTATTATGATTTCGTACAAAATAAAATAA
- a CDS encoding thioredoxin family protein — protein MKKLISGFFVFLTVILFAQESIQFQDLPFKDLVAKAKKENKIIFIDAYASWCGPCKLMEKNVFTKKSVGDYYNANFVNARFDMEKGEGREIAAKYGVRSYPTYLFLNGDGELVSQNLGYMEESIFLTMAQDINSPNNKKGSLKDRFANGEKDPEFLINIMKLNSTSDFDFAKKASERYFENKKKTEELSKDDIGFLLFFLKSVEDPNYKIFTSRKADIIKYLPEETYKEFDHQLILSKIVVQSIDEKNKRINEDYFLKTAEPLVGKYDAEVKLNQTKLSYYEQNANYPEYEKAALEYYKNSDSFEPNQLLKAAWIFSEHIKNTSSLKKAVEWAEKSVMRGETSENTFILAKLYFLTGNNDMAKTYAEMSKNMATQANKDATLAEGLLKQIK, from the coding sequence ATGAAGAAGCTTATCTCCGGATTTTTTGTTTTTCTCACTGTCATTCTTTTTGCACAGGAATCTATCCAATTTCAGGATCTGCCATTTAAAGATCTTGTTGCTAAGGCTAAGAAGGAAAACAAGATAATTTTTATAGATGCTTATGCCTCGTGGTGTGGACCATGCAAGCTGATGGAAAAAAATGTTTTCACTAAAAAATCAGTAGGAGATTATTACAATGCCAATTTTGTGAACGCCAGGTTCGACATGGAAAAAGGAGAAGGAAGGGAAATTGCCGCTAAATATGGTGTTCGTTCCTATCCTACTTACCTGTTTCTTAATGGTGATGGAGAATTGGTCTCTCAGAATCTTGGCTATATGGAAGAAAGTATTTTCTTAACAATGGCACAGGATATTAACTCCCCAAACAATAAAAAAGGATCTTTAAAAGATCGCTTTGCAAATGGTGAAAAAGACCCGGAATTTTTAATTAATATTATGAAATTAAATTCCACATCAGATTTTGATTTTGCAAAAAAAGCTTCTGAAAGATATTTTGAAAATAAGAAAAAAACAGAGGAGCTCTCTAAAGATGATATAGGATTCTTATTATTCTTTCTAAAATCTGTTGAAGATCCAAATTATAAAATTTTCACTTCTAGAAAGGCTGATATCATTAAATACCTTCCCGAAGAAACCTATAAGGAATTTGACCATCAGCTTATATTATCAAAAATAGTTGTTCAATCTATTGATGAAAAAAATAAAAGAATCAACGAAGATTATTTTTTAAAAACAGCAGAACCTTTGGTTGGAAAATATGATGCTGAAGTAAAACTTAATCAAACTAAGCTAAGCTACTACGAGCAAAATGCTAATTATCCTGAGTATGAAAAAGCTGCCTTAGAATATTACAAGAATTCGGATTCATTTGAGCCCAATCAATTATTGAAAGCTGCCTGGATCTTCTCTGAACATATTAAAAATACTTCATCATTAAAAAAGGCTGTTGAATGGGCAGAAAAATCCGTCATGAGAGGAGAAACATCTGAAAACACTTTTATTTTGGCGAAGCTTTATTTCTTAACAGGAAATAATGATATGGCAAAAACGTATGCTGAAATGTCAAAAAATATGGCAACACAAGCCAATAAAGATGCTACTTTGGCTGAAGGATTACTTAAACAAATCAAATAA
- a CDS encoding helix-turn-helix domain-containing protein, which translates to MLYLSGIFIAFFLTFLLLTKKGKSSADFILSGWLLVIGINLLAHYLFLTGQYAKYPSFVFLGFTLPLVYGPFLYLYVKKQTSPNPFSLKQLLHFLPFVICNLLFVSFYTASFNERLNIFKHEGRGFNVEMLLRLYGIYISGIVYVAISFLILYKFRKNMVQQFSNTERINFNWLLYLIIWIGMIWGLVLFNENANIIYGAVVIFIMWLGYFGIKQVQVFNQSNSFFSAEKVVEVIVNVTDSQDKKYQKSGLTKESIEDIHTRLLIVLNEEKPFINPNLTLNELAELLKVHPNYLSQVINSKENKNFYELINEKRIEEFMHKIIQPDSKQYTFLAIAFECGFNSKTSFNRNFKKYTGVTPTEYQKTF; encoded by the coding sequence ATGCTTTATCTTTCCGGGATATTTATTGCTTTCTTTTTGACATTTCTTTTGCTTACAAAGAAAGGTAAAAGTTCTGCAGATTTTATTTTAAGCGGGTGGCTTCTGGTAATTGGAATAAACTTACTAGCACATTATTTATTTCTTACCGGTCAATATGCAAAATACCCTTCTTTTGTCTTTCTGGGATTTACGCTTCCACTTGTCTACGGTCCGTTTTTATATCTGTATGTAAAAAAACAAACATCTCCGAATCCTTTTTCATTAAAACAGTTACTGCATTTTCTACCCTTTGTAATTTGCAATCTATTATTTGTATCATTTTATACTGCTTCTTTTAACGAAAGATTGAATATTTTTAAACATGAAGGAAGAGGATTTAATGTTGAAATGCTTTTAAGATTGTATGGTATCTATATTTCAGGTATTGTTTATGTAGCTATTTCCTTTCTTATTTTATATAAATTTCGGAAAAATATGGTTCAGCAGTTTTCAAATACTGAAAGAATAAACTTCAATTGGCTGCTGTATCTTATCATCTGGATTGGTATGATCTGGGGATTGGTTCTCTTTAACGAGAATGCCAATATCATTTATGGTGCAGTAGTGATTTTTATTATGTGGTTAGGTTATTTTGGTATAAAACAAGTACAGGTTTTCAATCAGTCCAATTCTTTTTTTAGTGCCGAAAAAGTTGTAGAGGTAATTGTAAATGTTACAGATTCTCAGGATAAGAAATATCAGAAATCTGGACTGACAAAGGAAAGTATTGAAGATATACATACAAGATTACTCATCGTCTTAAACGAAGAAAAGCCATTTATTAATCCTAATCTTACTTTAAATGAACTGGCGGAATTGCTTAAAGTTCACCCCAACTATCTTTCACAAGTAATCAACTCCAAAGAAAATAAAAACTTCTATGAGCTTATTAATGAAAAAAGGATAGAAGAATTCATGCATAAGATTATACAGCCGGATAGTAAGCAATATACTTTTCTGGCCATTGCTTTTGAATGCGGTTTTAATTCTAAAACATCCTTCAACAGAAATTTCAAAAAATATACTGGAGTTACCCCTACAGAATATCAAAAAACTTTTTAA
- a CDS encoding alpha/beta hydrolase, with amino-acid sequence MTTLRKKNALVVSFAIFTLLFSCTDGRLIDEPGNLVPKTVDQDSSLPSINANGTLLHSEAFGPENGTLIIALHGGPGGDYRYLLNCKDLAAQGYRVVFYDQRGSGLSQRFSKQSYTSLGAEAPDLMYEELKSVIAYYQKTPNQKVILLGHSWGAMLASGYAGKYPNAVQGLILCEPGGLKWDDIKDYVKESRSFKLWSEILNDATYLDQFISGKDDQHEVLDYKMSMLSSKNNITGEGDFDPSMSWRSGAVVMDALFEVGDQYKSDFSKGLQDYNAPVLFFYSERNKAYPDSWAQKVTSTYNHIERVKISGVGHDGIITNQNAWNSQTKPRMINFINSL; translated from the coding sequence ATGACAACATTAAGAAAAAAGAATGCCCTGGTGGTTTCTTTTGCAATTTTCACACTGTTATTTTCCTGTACAGATGGGCGGCTTATAGATGAGCCGGGGAACCTCGTACCTAAAACGGTGGACCAGGATTCTTCCTTACCATCAATTAATGCTAATGGTACACTACTTCATTCTGAAGCTTTCGGACCTGAAAACGGGACTCTTATTATTGCTCTTCATGGTGGGCCAGGAGGGGATTATAGATATCTTCTGAATTGTAAAGATCTTGCAGCCCAGGGATATCGGGTTGTATTTTATGATCAGCGAGGTTCTGGATTATCACAACGTTTTTCCAAACAGTCCTACACATCGTTGGGAGCAGAAGCACCTGATCTTATGTATGAGGAATTGAAATCTGTAATTGCCTACTATCAGAAAACTCCAAATCAAAAAGTAATTTTATTAGGACATTCCTGGGGTGCCATGTTAGCTTCAGGATATGCCGGGAAATATCCAAATGCTGTTCAAGGTCTTATTTTATGTGAACCTGGCGGGTTAAAGTGGGATGATATTAAAGATTATGTAAAAGAATCAAGGTCATTTAAGTTATGGAGTGAAATCCTTAACGATGCAACCTATTTAGATCAGTTTATTTCCGGGAAAGATGACCAACATGAAGTACTAGATTATAAAATGTCCATGTTGAGCTCAAAGAACAATATTACCGGAGAAGGAGATTTTGATCCAAGTATGAGTTGGAGGAGTGGAGCAGTGGTTATGGATGCTTTATTTGAGGTTGGAGATCAATACAAATCTGATTTTTCTAAAGGTTTACAGGATTACAATGCTCCTGTACTGTTCTTTTACAGTGAAAGAAATAAAGCATATCCGGATTCCTGGGCGCAAAAAGTAACTTCAACTTATAATCATATAGAACGGGTAAAAATTTCAGGAGTAGGACATGACGGTATTATTACCAATCAAAATGCATGGAACTCTCAGACAAAACCAAGAATGATCAACTTTATCAACAGTCTTTAA